From the Nodularia sp. NIES-3585 genome, one window contains:
- the recJ gene encoding single-stranded-DNA-specific exonuclease RecJ, translating into MKWIIATPEKPPDWFIEIVKKHTPASSGLYAAQLLWQRGIKNEQQLAAFTNYKNYQPASPFEFGDEMQLAIEGLQQARNNNDKIAIWGDFDADGITATAVLWDGLGQFFQQNSQLTYYIPNRLKESHGLNYPGIDNLQKQGCKLIVTCDTGSTNINEITYAQQLGIDVIVTDHHTLPEQRPPVTAIINPRYLPSEHQLFHLSGVAVAFKLIEALYLTLPNVPQNPLADLLDLVAVGLIADLVQLSGDCRYLAQLGIQRLQADFQQPATARRRPGIGRLLELCQKNGDRPTDISFGLGPRINAVSRIQGDASFCVELLTSRDTKHCYQLAEVTELANTRRKSLQKDVQVQVAQKLSGLDLSTTSVIVLEDPQWPGGVLGLVAGQIAQETGRPTILLSTEGRTQGTTPTAYSPLPTPLLARGSARSVNSVDLYQLVKQQEHLLHSFGGHPFAAGLSLLPENVPLFTEAINQQLRQSLGGTTLTPTVQADLTVTVADLGKELFLELKLLEPCGMGNPVPKLLIQNCWFENSWHRNQQDWKGKKVQYIKTDFDIRDDSTKSAFPGIWWGHYKDELPLGRCDCIAEIDYNTFKKRYEIRLIAVRAVGNSEVMNQVSTQIILDWRNQEYSGLINQHSAVLMADCPTNWDDLRAWLRRCLYNNQQLAIAWSKPNHQPPQQIWLTLVGIAKYLSRTNQRVTRVQLLEKLGIRDQTLFWGLQALKYLGFTVTRQDRELQISWNPSTNSDKISDAAVEKFLAAISEEQFQQNYFTEVSLSTIMAIANKPAF; encoded by the coding sequence ATGAAATGGATTATAGCAACACCCGAAAAACCACCAGACTGGTTCATTGAAATAGTCAAAAAGCATACACCAGCATCAAGCGGATTGTATGCAGCGCAATTATTATGGCAAAGGGGAATTAAAAACGAACAACAATTAGCAGCCTTTACCAACTATAAAAATTATCAACCAGCCAGCCCCTTTGAGTTTGGCGATGAAATGCAGTTAGCTATAGAAGGACTGCAACAAGCACGAAATAACAATGATAAAATCGCCATTTGGGGAGACTTTGACGCTGATGGAATTACCGCCACGGCTGTTTTATGGGATGGTTTAGGACAGTTTTTCCAGCAAAATTCCCAGTTAACTTACTACATCCCCAATCGCCTCAAAGAATCCCACGGACTCAATTATCCAGGAATTGATAATTTACAAAAACAAGGTTGTAAATTAATAGTAACTTGCGACACAGGCAGCACAAATATTAATGAAATTACTTATGCCCAACAGTTAGGTATAGATGTCATAGTTACAGACCACCATACCTTACCTGAACAACGCCCACCAGTTACAGCAATTATTAATCCCCGTTATTTACCCAGTGAACATCAGTTATTTCATCTTTCTGGAGTTGCGGTAGCTTTTAAATTAATTGAAGCCCTTTATTTAACCTTACCGAATGTTCCTCAAAATCCCTTAGCAGATTTATTAGATTTAGTCGCAGTGGGATTAATTGCCGACTTGGTGCAGCTAAGTGGAGATTGTAGATACTTAGCGCAATTAGGTATTCAAAGACTGCAAGCAGACTTTCAGCAGCCAGCCACAGCACGACGACGGCCAGGGATAGGGCGATTATTAGAATTATGCCAGAAAAATGGCGATCGCCCCACAGATATTTCCTTTGGTTTAGGGCCACGGATTAACGCCGTCAGTCGCATTCAAGGCGATGCTAGTTTCTGTGTAGAGCTATTAACTAGCCGGGATACGAAGCATTGTTATCAACTAGCCGAAGTGACAGAACTTGCCAACACCCGCCGCAAGTCTTTACAAAAAGATGTCCAAGTCCAAGTAGCGCAAAAACTCTCCGGGCTAGACTTATCAACCACCAGTGTTATTGTCTTAGAAGATCCCCAATGGCCAGGGGGAGTATTGGGTTTAGTCGCTGGACAAATAGCCCAAGAAACAGGTCGTCCCACTATTTTATTGAGTACAGAAGGACGAACACAAGGTACTACCCCTACTGCCTACTCCCCACTCCCTACTCCCCTCTTAGCCCGTGGTTCTGCCCGTTCTGTCAATTCGGTGGATTTATACCAATTAGTCAAACAGCAAGAACATCTTTTACATAGCTTTGGCGGACATCCCTTTGCAGCCGGTTTAAGTTTATTACCGGAGAATGTGCCGTTATTTACAGAGGCGATTAATCAGCAGTTACGGCAATCTTTAGGTGGAACAACTCTCACGCCCACTGTGCAAGCAGATTTGACAGTCACCGTTGCCGATTTAGGCAAAGAATTATTTTTGGAACTCAAACTTTTGGAACCTTGCGGGATGGGAAACCCTGTGCCAAAACTGCTAATTCAAAACTGCTGGTTTGAGAATTCTTGGCATCGGAATCAGCAGGATTGGAAAGGCAAAAAGGTGCAGTACATTAAAACCGATTTTGATATTCGGGATGATTCTACTAAAAGCGCTTTTCCTGGGATTTGGTGGGGACACTACAAAGATGAATTACCTCTAGGTAGGTGTGATTGCATCGCTGAAATAGATTATAATACTTTTAAAAAACGCTATGAAATTAGATTAATTGCTGTTCGTGCTGTGGGTAATTCGGAGGTGATGAATCAAGTCTCTACTCAGATTATATTAGATTGGCGAAATCAAGAATATTCAGGACTGATTAATCAGCATTCGGCAGTTTTAATGGCAGATTGTCCGACGAACTGGGATGATTTACGAGCATGGTTAAGGCGATGTCTCTATAATAATCAACAATTAGCGATCGCGTGGTCAAAACCCAACCATCAACCACCCCAGCAAATTTGGCTAACTTTGGTGGGTATTGCTAAATATCTGAGTCGCACAAATCAACGAGTCACCCGCGTGCAACTTTTAGAAAAACTCGGCATCCGTGACCAGACGTTATTTTGGGGACTTCAAGCTTTAAAATATTTGGGGTTCACAGTCACAAGACAAGACCGGGAATTACAAATTAGTTGGAATCCCAGCACCAACTCAGACAAAATTAGCGATGCAGCTGTAGAGAAATTTTTAGCCGCCATCAGCGAAGAACAATTCCAGCAAAATTATTTTACCGAAGTTTCACTCTCGACAATTATGGCGATCGCTAATAAACCTGCATTTTAA
- a CDS encoding YdcF family protein has protein sequence MRHKFTKTSLSSAFRKFRKQCQWLQKIAYGLCLIFGAWLIFTTITLVWASSGPVDAFFVLGGSIRREIYVTQITQKYPQIPVLISSGSQPPCIWLIFQREAAELKNVWLENCANSTFDNFYYGIPILRGWGVHKVKLVTSGTHLPRAKWMAQIILGAHGIWVEPDIVEEQGVPGNDEFGLKTGLDITRSLFWAVFSHIIQPKCSNVTRLAEVDMQAWQSRGFQCEHQGGIREKGAGNKGFL, from the coding sequence ATGAGACATAAATTTACAAAAACTTCGTTAAGTTCTGCCTTCAGGAAATTCCGAAAACAGTGCCAATGGCTACAAAAAATAGCTTATGGTTTATGTCTGATCTTTGGTGCTTGGCTAATTTTTACTACTATAACTCTAGTTTGGGCTTCCTCTGGGCCAGTAGATGCCTTTTTTGTGCTGGGTGGCAGTATTCGCCGAGAAATTTATGTTACCCAAATCACACAAAAATATCCCCAAATTCCAGTTTTAATTTCTAGCGGTTCCCAACCACCCTGTATATGGCTAATTTTCCAGAGGGAAGCCGCAGAGTTAAAAAACGTTTGGTTGGAAAATTGCGCGAATTCAACTTTTGATAATTTTTATTATGGGATACCGATTTTGCGAGGTTGGGGAGTACATAAGGTGAAACTGGTTACTTCAGGAACTCACTTACCTAGAGCTAAATGGATGGCACAGATTATCTTAGGCGCTCATGGCATTTGGGTGGAGCCAGATATCGTTGAAGAGCAGGGTGTTCCGGGTAATGATGAATTTGGGTTAAAAACTGGGCTAGATATCACCCGCAGCTTATTTTGGGCAGTATTTAGTCACATTATCCAGCCAAAATGCTCAAATGTTACAAGGCTGGCTGAGGTAGATATGCAAGCTTGGCAAAGCCGGGGTTTTCAGTGTGAACACCAGGGGGGTATCAGAGAAAAGGGAGCAGGGAATAAGGGATTTCTCTGA
- the ctpB gene encoding carboxyl-terminal processing protease CtpB, translating into MNQSAKRYSPLQVVLIGGAIATTATVSVFGSAWTRCVLAALQDSPKSLVDQVWQLVNREYVDGSFNQQDWLATRQSLLSKEYSSNEQAYVAIREALQKLGDPYTRFMDPQQYQNLTSQTSGEVSGIGIRMELNEQSKRLTVLEAIENSPALKAGIKAGDEILAIDGKPTQKMPVEEASGLIRGKPGTPITLQLGRRGQSAFDLKLTRATIEVPTVRYDLRQEGNRRVGYIRLREFSGHASDQMRRAIRDLNNQQADAFVLDLRGNPGGLLNSSIEIARMWLDNGGIVRTVNRTGGSEVTNANRTALTQRPLAILVDGNSASASEILTGALKDNNRAVVIGSQTFGKAMVQSVHELGDGSGLAVTIAHYYTPKGTDINKKGIVPDIKLDLTVAQERQLASNPNLVGTRNDPQYARAIAALSSNNFAQPPASQTNQPVSSGARDLRF; encoded by the coding sequence ATGAACCAATCTGCGAAACGTTACTCGCCGCTCCAAGTAGTCTTGATTGGTGGAGCGATTGCCACGACCGCCACTGTCTCTGTATTTGGCTCTGCTTGGACTCGCTGCGTTCTGGCGGCTTTACAAGATAGTCCGAAATCGTTAGTTGACCAAGTATGGCAATTGGTAAATCGTGAATATGTTGATGGCAGTTTTAATCAACAAGATTGGCTAGCCACTAGGCAGAGCTTGTTAAGCAAAGAATATTCTTCTAATGAACAAGCTTACGTGGCAATTCGCGAAGCTTTGCAAAAACTGGGTGATCCTTACACTCGGTTTATGGACCCCCAACAGTATCAAAATCTCACTAGCCAAACATCCGGCGAAGTCTCCGGAATTGGGATTCGCATGGAATTGAATGAGCAAAGCAAGCGTCTGACTGTTTTGGAAGCGATAGAAAATTCTCCCGCGCTGAAGGCTGGGATCAAAGCAGGCGATGAAATTTTGGCAATTGATGGCAAACCTACGCAAAAAATGCCAGTGGAAGAAGCCTCTGGGTTAATTCGCGGTAAACCTGGTACTCCCATAACCTTGCAATTAGGAAGAAGGGGGCAGAGTGCTTTTGATTTGAAGCTGACACGAGCCACAATTGAAGTACCAACAGTGCGTTATGACCTCAGACAAGAAGGAAATCGTCGCGTTGGCTATATCCGGTTGCGTGAGTTTAGCGGCCATGCATCCGATCAAATGCGCCGAGCTATTCGAGATTTAAACAATCAACAAGCTGATGCTTTTGTTTTAGATTTGCGGGGAAATCCTGGCGGGTTGTTAAATTCCAGCATTGAAATTGCTCGGATGTGGTTGGATAATGGCGGGATTGTCCGCACAGTTAACCGCACGGGAGGTAGTGAGGTAACTAATGCCAATCGGACTGCATTGACTCAACGACCTTTAGCAATACTAGTGGATGGCAACTCAGCTAGTGCTAGCGAAATCTTGACTGGGGCGCTTAAGGATAATAACCGTGCAGTGGTGATTGGCAGTCAAACCTTTGGCAAAGCAATGGTGCAATCTGTTCATGAACTCGGCGATGGTTCAGGTTTGGCAGTTACTATTGCCCACTACTACACGCCCAAAGGCACAGATATTAACAAAAAAGGGATTGTACCAGATATCAAGCTAGACTTGACAGTAGCACAAGAGCGTCAGCTGGCGAGTAATCCGAATTTAGTTGGGACTCGAAACGATCCCCAATATGCCAGAGCGATCGCAGCATTATCAAGTAACAACTTTGCTCAACCCCCAGCTAGTCAAACTAACCAACCTGTCAGTTCTGGTGCTAGAGATTTAAGATTTTAG
- a CDS encoding glycosyltransferase family 2 protein, with protein sequence MIQPIDSATANSFLPMVSVVVPIYNGETDLPELINCLRSQTYPQDRVEYLLVDNNSSDRTLSLLKASAENSPVIKVLSENQIQSSYAARNTGIRAAVGEIIAFTDADCHPQPQWLHSLIQPLSDPSVVIVAGEIAALPGNSILEKHAQRQETLSQKHTLANSFCPYGQTANLAIRRMALEKTGLFRPYLTTGGDADICWRILRSDIGRLEFAPNAIIQHRHRATIAELESQWRRYGRSNRYLHELHGVELMPEMTAKDYSYRWVRWLLKELPRDILQAIAGKATLVDLLNTPIGLFTARARFAGQTDAKLPENAKNIDWL encoded by the coding sequence ATGATTCAGCCAATTGATTCAGCCACTGCCAACAGCTTCTTGCCAATGGTATCAGTGGTTGTTCCTATTTATAACGGTGAGACAGATTTACCAGAGTTAATCAATTGTTTGCGATCGCAAACCTACCCTCAAGACCGGGTAGAGTATTTACTAGTAGATAATAACAGCAGCGATCGCACTCTGAGTCTATTGAAAGCATCTGCGGAAAATTCACCTGTAATTAAAGTTTTGAGCGAAAACCAAATTCAAAGCTCTTACGCTGCCCGAAATACTGGAATCCGCGCGGCTGTGGGTGAAATTATCGCTTTTACGGATGCTGATTGTCATCCCCAACCACAATGGCTACACTCCTTAATCCAACCTTTGAGTGACCCCAGTGTGGTAATTGTGGCTGGTGAAATTGCCGCTCTACCAGGAAACAGTATTTTAGAAAAACACGCACAGCGTCAAGAAACTTTATCCCAGAAGCATACTCTTGCTAATTCCTTTTGTCCTTATGGTCAAACTGCTAATTTAGCAATTCGCCGCATGGCTTTAGAAAAAACAGGTCTATTTCGACCATATCTTACCACTGGTGGCGATGCCGATATTTGTTGGCGGATTCTGCGGTCAGATATAGGGCGTTTAGAATTTGCCCCCAATGCAATTATTCAACACCGTCACCGCGCCACAATCGCGGAACTAGAAAGTCAATGGCGACGCTACGGACGCTCTAATCGCTATCTGCATGAACTGCACGGTGTAGAATTAATGCCAGAGATGACAGCCAAAGATTACAGTTATCGCTGGGTACGTTGGTTATTGAAGGAACTACCAAGGGATATTTTGCAGGCGATCGCAGGTAAAGCCACTCTTGTAGATTTATTAAATACTCCCATTGGTCTGTTCACTGCTAGAGCGCGTTTTGCTGGGCAAACAGATGCTAAATTGCCAGAAAATGCCAAAAATATCGACTGGCTTTAA
- a CDS encoding response regulator transcription factor translates to MSAQLLLVDDEPGLREAVRDYLQESGFSVQVASNAREGWDLMQQNTPDLVISDVMMPQMDGYQFLKQLREDPRFQTLPVVFLTAKGMTGDRIQGYQAGVDAYLPKPFDPDELVAIVENLLSRRLTKATATGEESETIDIAELANQIAQIKALLTQRSAISQSPAPFKIDLTPREQSVLNLVAEGLMNKEIARRLETSVRNVEKYVSRLFSKTGTNSRTELVRFALEHGLAQ, encoded by the coding sequence ATGTCAGCACAATTGTTACTGGTAGATGATGAACCGGGATTGCGGGAAGCCGTCAGAGACTACTTACAAGAGAGCGGTTTCAGCGTTCAAGTTGCCAGTAACGCCCGTGAAGGCTGGGATTTGATGCAACAGAATACACCTGATTTAGTGATTTCTGATGTCATGATGCCCCAGATGGATGGTTATCAGTTCCTCAAACAACTGCGAGAAGACCCCCGTTTTCAGACACTCCCAGTTGTATTTTTAACTGCTAAAGGAATGACAGGCGATCGCATTCAGGGCTACCAAGCAGGTGTTGATGCTTACTTACCCAAGCCTTTCGATCCTGATGAGTTGGTGGCCATAGTTGAAAATTTACTGTCTCGCAGGCTCACTAAAGCTACCGCCACTGGTGAAGAGAGCGAAACCATTGATATTGCTGAACTAGCTAATCAGATTGCTCAAATTAAAGCTCTGTTAACTCAAAGAAGTGCAATATCTCAATCCCCAGCCCCGTTCAAAATTGATTTGACTCCCAGAGAGCAAAGCGTTTTAAATCTGGTAGCTGAAGGGTTGATGAACAAAGAAATCGCTCGACGTTTAGAAACCAGTGTCCGTAATGTCGAAAAATACGTCAGCCGTTTGTTTAGTAAAACTGGTACAAATAGCCGTACTGAGCTAGTTCGTTTTGCACTAGAACACGGTCTTGCTCAGTAA
- a CDS encoding Npun_R1517 family heterocyst differentiation transcriptional regulator, with the protein MNSKALPRQINNIEVGVYECEIHLKFRLIEEKSLLGDREQLLQVLLDALTEGSDEFLETLQASVKAQEVSEFKASPQMRRQLMRLRNAVDNPNL; encoded by the coding sequence ATGAACTCGAAAGCATTACCACGCCAAATCAATAATATCGAAGTAGGTGTTTATGAGTGCGAAATACATCTTAAGTTTCGCCTAATTGAAGAAAAAAGTCTATTAGGCGATCGCGAGCAACTGTTACAGGTGTTGCTTGATGCTTTGACCGAAGGCTCTGATGAGTTCCTGGAAACGCTGCAAGCATCTGTTAAGGCGCAGGAAGTATCTGAGTTCAAAGCCTCACCCCAAATGCGCCGCCAGTTGATGCGCTTACGTAATGCGGTTGACAATCCCAACTTGTAA
- a CDS encoding NAD(P)H-quinone oxidoreductase subunit M translates to MDNPMLLKSTTRHIRIFAAEIDRDGELVPSNQVLTLDIDPDNEFNWNEDALQKVYRQFDELVEASSGVDLTDYNLRRIGSDLEHYLRSLLQKGEISYNLSARVTNYSMGLPQVVANEN, encoded by the coding sequence ATGGACAACCCGATGCTGCTCAAGTCCACAACCCGACATATCCGAATTTTCGCGGCAGAAATTGACCGGGATGGCGAACTGGTTCCTAGCAATCAAGTCTTAACGTTGGATATTGACCCAGACAACGAATTCAATTGGAATGAAGATGCTCTACAAAAGGTTTATCGCCAATTCGATGAACTAGTAGAAGCATCTAGTGGCGTTGATTTAACAGATTATAACTTACGCCGCATTGGCTCAGACTTGGAGCATTATCTGCGATCGCTTCTGCAAAAAGGTGAAATCAGCTACAATCTCTCGGCTCGCGTCACTAACTACAGCATGGGACTCCCCCAAGTTGTCGCTAACGAAAATTAG